Proteins from a single region of Streptomyces sp. Tu 3180:
- the gatB gene encoding Asp-tRNA(Asn)/Glu-tRNA(Gln) amidotransferase subunit GatB: MTTTTDLVSYEDALASYDPVMGLEVHVELGTKTKMFCGCSTALGADPNTQTCPVCLGLPGALPVVNATGVESAIKIGLALNCEIAEWCRFARKNYFYPDMPKNFQTSQYDEPIAFDGYLDVQLEDGETFRVEIERAHMEEDTGKSTHVGGATGRIHGASHSLLDYNRAGIPLIEIVTKPITGAGERAPEVARAYVRELRELIRALGVSEARMEMGQMRCDVNLSLMPKGADKFGTRSETKNVNSLRSVERAARFEIQRHAAVLSGGGTIVQETRHFHEDTGSTTSGRVKEEAEDYRYFPEPDLVPVAPSREWVEEIRAGLPELPLVRRNRLREEWGVSATDMQAILNAGALDLIVATIDAGADAASARKWWMGELARSANESGKALDELAITPEQVARVTALVASGDLNDKLARQVIEGVLAGEGTPDEVVDKRGLKVVSDEGALTAAVDEAIAGNPAIADKIRGGKVAAAGALVGAVMKATRGQADAARVKELILQKLGVDEG; this comes from the coding sequence GTGACCACCACGACCGACCTGGTGTCGTACGAGGACGCGCTCGCGTCGTACGACCCCGTCATGGGCCTCGAGGTCCATGTCGAACTCGGCACCAAGACCAAGATGTTCTGCGGCTGCTCGACGGCGCTCGGCGCCGACCCGAACACCCAGACCTGCCCGGTCTGCCTCGGCCTGCCCGGCGCGCTCCCGGTCGTCAACGCGACCGGCGTCGAGTCGGCGATCAAGATCGGTCTCGCGCTCAACTGCGAGATCGCCGAGTGGTGCCGCTTCGCCCGGAAGAACTACTTCTATCCGGACATGCCGAAGAACTTCCAGACCTCCCAGTACGACGAGCCGATCGCCTTCGACGGCTACCTCGACGTGCAGCTGGAGGACGGCGAGACCTTCCGCGTGGAGATCGAGCGCGCCCACATGGAGGAGGACACCGGCAAGTCGACGCACGTCGGCGGCGCCACCGGCCGCATCCACGGCGCGTCCCACTCCCTGCTCGACTACAACCGCGCCGGCATCCCGCTCATCGAGATCGTCACCAAGCCGATCACCGGCGCCGGCGAGCGCGCCCCCGAGGTCGCGCGGGCCTACGTCCGCGAGCTGCGCGAGCTCATCCGGGCGCTCGGCGTGTCCGAGGCCCGGATGGAGATGGGCCAGATGCGCTGCGACGTGAACCTGTCGCTGATGCCGAAGGGCGCCGACAAGTTCGGTACGCGTTCCGAGACGAAGAACGTGAACTCGCTGCGGTCCGTGGAGCGCGCCGCGCGCTTCGAGATCCAGCGGCACGCGGCCGTGCTGAGCGGCGGCGGCACGATCGTGCAGGAGACCCGGCACTTCCACGAGGACACGGGGTCCACGACCTCGGGCCGCGTGAAGGAGGAGGCCGAGGACTACCGGTACTTCCCGGAGCCCGACCTGGTCCCGGTCGCCCCGTCCCGCGAGTGGGTCGAGGAGATCCGCGCCGGGCTGCCCGAGCTGCCGCTGGTGCGCCGCAACCGGCTCCGCGAGGAGTGGGGCGTGTCCGCCACCGACATGCAGGCGATCCTCAACGCCGGTGCGCTGGACCTGATCGTCGCCACGATCGACGCCGGTGCCGACGCGGCCTCCGCCCGCAAGTGGTGGATGGGCGAGCTGGCCCGCAGCGCCAACGAGTCGGGCAAGGCCCTGGACGAGCTGGCGATCACTCCGGAGCAGGTCGCCCGGGTGACCGCGCTGGTGGCCTCCGGTGACCTGAACGACAAGCTGGCCCGTCAGGTCATCGAGGGTGTGCTCGCGGGCGAGGGCACCCCGGACGAGGTCGTCGACAAGCGCGGCCTGAAGGTCGTCTCGGACGAGGGCGCGCTCACCGCGGCCGTGGACGAGGCCATCGCCGGCAACCCGGCCATCGCGGACAAGATCCGCGGCGGCAAGGTGGCCGCGGCCGGTGCGCTGGTCGGCGCGGTCATGAAGGCCACGCGCGGCCAGGCGGACGCGGCCCGCGTGAAGGAGCTGATCCTCCAGAAGCTGGGCGTCGACGAGGGCTGA